TTAGCTAGAATTTGTATGCGTGCTGCGCCAGCTCCATATATCGATTTTCaccctcttgttgttgttgttgttgctgttgttgttgttgttgttttcatgcCCAAATGCGCTTTGATCTAAGCGttgaaagcaaaataaatctCCCGGTTCGACGGGCGTAAAACAGCCGTAAATCCCTTTAATAACCTTTTTATAAAGCAATTTATCAAGCCCTTCATTTTTAACAAAAGATCTTGTGGtaaatatacttttatacctatttttgtaatatatcaGGTAGGATTTTAACTTGCCAAATAGTCAAAATGTTAATCcgatattaaaatttaaataataaataaacaaaaaaatagacaaatatgtttttctaaattaaaaaaaataatgactGTCTAACGGGAAAATAAGGGGGGAAATGAACTAGAATGCGAATCACAAAAAGCCGCCTCCAACAAATACCCTGCATGCATTTCACGGCAGACTAATCTAAAAAGTATGCTGCACAATTTCCTAAATTAATTGATAAAAGGCTTCAAATAGGAATGATAGGAATATTTTGCCAGTCATAAAGTTGACTTAGATAGTTGTTAACGGAAAATAGCTGCATATGGTTCAATGTGGATGCAATTTAACTGGATTTGCCGCTGCTATCAATAGGCTGATTCATGCAACACATGGCAGCTGTGCGTCAGTACTCGCAAGTGGGTCAAGCTATGCAACTTTGACCCGATTCACGGACGTCAGTgtattgtacatatatacaagtCCATGTACTTGTGTATACAGAGTATATAGGAAAGTGGAGCGCTTCTTCGATTTTGTATCGCATATCAATGGGGCAATCAATCGAGTCGCGGTCAGGTGTCGCTTCCAAACGGGCTAGCGTCTGGGTAGCGCCAGGATGTCTAAGGTCCTTTATTATTATGGATGGATATTGCTGGTATGACATCACAAGCTCTAAcaagccagccagccagccaccCCCTGGCCGGGGGAAGGGGGCCCGGCTAACGCACGGGGGTTGCAAGCGCTGCTAGAACTCAAAGATGGAGGCCTGAAACTGTGTTCGGGTGGATGGTGCAGAATGTTACAGAATGGAGCCTAGTAAAAAGGCAgacaaagcaaaagcaaacaaatcacGTGCAACCCAAATGTTGTAACGGTGGAAACGACGTCAAATGACGGCAACTGGAAACGTTTTAAAATAAtctttgttgtgtttttttcttcttttttttttcttgcgtCAAACGACATTTATTTGACCGTATCCACACACCTTTTAGTATTAGAAAATATTTCTgatttatgtatttactttatatatttttgttgtttttttttggaatattctTTGCTTGTCACGCggaataaaaatcaatttttacaAACGTCGCgacgtgtttttgtttttaatggtttctttggcgttttttttttttctttgatgTGCTTTGCTGCTTTCGTGCTTTTGACCACTGAACACCAATCAAACGGAAAACAAGAACTTGGACCGAgagcaaataagttttttatgtaaaaattGCCGAAAATCACAAAGCGTTGGCAGCAAAACGTTTGAGGAAACCGCAAAAACAATCACAAAACTATTTGCAcgcttttgtttgtgtttgtgtttgtgttagtGTTGAGCGCCgtgaaaaaataatttaacgGAAAATTGGTCAACCGAGCGTAAGCGCACACGACTCATAACTGCAGGCGACTGCGAGTTGCGAAAGTGTGAAAGTGAGAAAGCTCTCGACAGTGCACGAGAGCGTAAGCAATAGACTACGAAAGAGAGCGACAGAGAACGAGAGATTATAATAAGGAGATTGCGCACTGCTCACAGTGCGCTTTTGACTCCTGCTCAAATATAAGCTTTTTACATGAGCGTAGtaaacttgtgtgtgtgtgggggctgctgcaacaaaagaaacggctctatttttaaaatataccCACAAGCTACGCCACTGTATTTgactttgttattgttgggtGCTTCGAGAGAGGATGCGCACTGCAATTGTTGCAGTGGGAATACACCCCCACGCTGATTCTCAGTGCTTGCGCGAGAGAAATCAGGAGAGCAATCAATGAGTTTGCTAAACGTAATCGGCATTACTtaattacatatttaaaattgtataaataattcGTTTTGctaaaattaagtaaatattaatttccACAATTTAAAATGGAACATTGAATTAGCTCAAAGTTCCTTGTGTATGCTTTTACAgcatataactatatatgaaTTTCCCTTTAATATTCCAACAAGTCGTTTTTGCACTCGAACTCCGACCGAAATTTCGAAATTTCGCGCCCTAATTGCTCGTTACACTACACTGTTTTCGATAGGTTCTTCATAAATTGACATCGATAGGCAACAATTTGAGAGCAGTGTTATTCTCTGTAAGTTAACATAACAACTGCGCagttagcagcagcaacaactcgcGGTCAATGAAGTGCAAATGCCGAAtatcaagaagaagaagacacaATAATACCATTGCTCGTATTGCTGTTTAGTAAAAAATGTCCTCAACATCGGCGGCTGCATCAAATGCAGCGCCAGCAAAAACCGAAGTACGCTACGTAACGGAGGTGCCCAGCAGTCTCAAGCAATTGGCCCGGCTGGTTGTGCGCGGCTTCTACTCTCAGGAAGACGCGCTGATCATAGATATGCTAGTGCGGAATCCGTGCATGAAAGAGGACGACATTGGTGAGCTGCTGCGCTTCGAGAAGAAGCAGCTGCGAGCGCGGATCACGACGCTGCGCACCGACAAGTTCATACAAATACGTCTGAAAATGGAAACAGGTCCGGATGGCAAGGCGCAGAAGGTCAACTATTACTTTATTAATTACAAGACATTCGTTAACGTGGTCAAGTATAAGCTGGACTTGATGCGCAAACGCATGGAGACGGAGGAGAGGGATGCGACCAGTCGCGCCAGCTTCAAGTGCTCCACGTGTTCCAAAACATTCACAGATCTCGAGGCGGATCAGCTGTTCGATATGGCGACGTGCGAGTTCCGCTGCACGTACTGCGGCAGCTCCGTGGAGGAGGACAGTGCGGCAATGCCAAAGAAGGATTCGCGCCTAATGTTGGCGCACTTCaatgagcagctgcagccgctgtaTGATCTGCTGCGTGAAGTGGAGGGCATTAAGCTGGCGCCAGAGGTGCTGGAACCAGAGCCGGTAGACATTGACACGATACGTGGCATTACCAAGCCGAACGCTCTGCGGCCGGACAGCCTGCAATGGTCGGGCGAAGCGACGCGTAACCAAGGCTTTGCTGTCGAAGAGACGCGCGTAGATGTGACCATTGGCGGTGATGACAGCACCGAGGCGATCGTTGAGCGAAAATCGCGACCCATTTGGATGACGGAGAGCACTGTGATAACCGATACGGAGACTGGCGACGGCAGCGCCCACACTGACA
The sequence above is a segment of the Drosophila virilis strain 15010-1051.87 chromosome 3, Dvir_AGI_RSII-ME, whole genome shotgun sequence genome. Coding sequences within it:
- the TfIIEalpha gene encoding general transcription factor IIE subunit 1, which produces MSSTSAAASNAAPAKTEVRYVTEVPSSLKQLARLVVRGFYSQEDALIIDMLVRNPCMKEDDIGELLRFEKKQLRARITTLRTDKFIQIRLKMETGPDGKAQKVNYYFINYKTFVNVVKYKLDLMRKRMETEERDATSRASFKCSTCSKTFTDLEADQLFDMATCEFRCTYCGSSVEEDSAAMPKKDSRLMLAHFNEQLQPLYDLLREVEGIKLAPEVLEPEPVDIDTIRGITKPNALRPDSLQWSGEATRNQGFAVEETRVDVTIGGDDSTEAIVERKSRPIWMTESTVITDTETGDGSAHTDSAQSSGTSGHRNKKENEDIMSVLLQHEKQPGQRDAHLKGLRKGSSNANSSDSSDDENDIDNTKIPNVNFENYINSESDEEDADVPTVLVAGRPHPLDQLDDKLIAQMTPQEKENYIHVYQQHYSHIYD